The following proteins are co-located in the Candidatus Nanosynbacter sp. HMT-352 genome:
- a CDS encoding ribonuclease H family protein has protein sequence MTTYYTDGSASPNPGPGGFAVIRDLQPYILGSEDGDTTNIRMEGKALIAALKDANGAPCVIYSDSEFWINVVTKWAPGWEKRGWTKKGGEIKNLDIVRELYELYSSSQADLRWVRGHEGDEGNELADEWANRAREGERLTK, from the coding sequence ATGACAACTTACTATACTGATGGCTCTGCTTCGCCAAACCCTGGTCCGGGCGGCTTCGCGGTGATTCGTGATCTTCAGCCTTATATTTTAGGATCGGAAGATGGTGATACCACTAATATTCGCATGGAGGGCAAGGCTTTAATTGCAGCATTGAAAGACGCTAATGGTGCGCCGTGCGTGATTTATTCTGATAGTGAATTTTGGATTAACGTAGTTACCAAGTGGGCTCCGGGCTGGGAAAAGCGCGGCTGGACGAAGAAGGGCGGCGAGATTAAAAATCTGGATATTGTACGTGAATTGTACGAATTATATTCAAGCTCTCAAGCGGATTTGCGTTGGGTGCGCGGTCATGAGGGCGATGAAGGGAATGAACTAGCGGATGAGTGGGCTAATCGAGCACGTGAAGGCGAGAGATTGACAAAATAA
- a CDS encoding Kiwa anti-phage protein KwaB-like domain-containing protein, whose translation MEEVRETTDIFLWANQNDAKKNDLQIELFLFSKNYTPYFMPIKGDVEQQLRPLFLFDYINQVNLGAGTGLSVRDYELSESEDNVLLRTDLEKVGRAETLIHLIEHERHDIVEFSETEHEFRRMKGIVARFTDPNNPDATFYTVKLIQQGQTLKSALAWEFSDGKFGSFNAEVGFKVPDDNQVLIVGKDIFAFNPGKFERMFGYEYKKQVIADKKVAEIEKEYKLSFPEGMDLNALVKERKKTINKLQKLEIGAVKQEDVLDYADEMQLELMSDDNGAIIIMDGNDLDMFVNLINEDYIESKITGKRYEIKSKKLLGEPEGEPPRG comes from the coding sequence ATGGAAGAAGTGAGGGAAACGACTGATATTTTTTTGTGGGCAAATCAAAATGACGCAAAAAAGAATGATTTACAGATAGAGCTGTTCTTATTTAGCAAAAATTACACGCCATATTTTATGCCGATAAAAGGCGATGTTGAGCAACAGCTCAGACCGTTGTTCTTGTTTGATTATATCAATCAGGTCAATTTGGGTGCGGGCACTGGACTGAGCGTTCGCGATTATGAATTGAGCGAATCGGAAGATAATGTTCTACTGAGGACTGATCTGGAAAAGGTTGGGCGAGCTGAAACGCTGATTCATTTGATTGAACATGAGCGTCATGACATCGTAGAATTTTCGGAAACTGAACACGAGTTCAGGCGTATGAAGGGAATTGTGGCGCGATTTACCGATCCGAATAATCCTGATGCGACATTCTACACGGTTAAGTTGATTCAGCAAGGCCAGACGCTGAAGAGTGCGTTGGCTTGGGAGTTTTCTGACGGCAAATTTGGTTCGTTTAATGCGGAGGTTGGTTTTAAGGTTCCGGATGATAATCAAGTTTTGATTGTTGGTAAAGATATTTTTGCGTTTAATCCTGGAAAATTTGAGCGAATGTTTGGCTATGAATACAAAAAGCAGGTGATTGCTGATAAAAAAGTAGCGGAAATTGAGAAGGAATATAAGCTAAGTTTTCCGGAGGGAATGGATCTTAATGCGTTGGTGAAGGAGCGCAAAAAGACGATTAATAAATTGCAGAAATTGGAAATCGGTGCGGTTAAACAGGAAGATGTTTTGGACTATGCTGATGAGATGCAATTGGAATTGATGAGCGATGATAACGGTGCGATTATTATCATGGACGGCAATGATCTGGACATGTTTGTAAATCTCATTAACGAGGATTATATCGAGAGTAAAATCACGGGCAAGCGTTACGAAATTAAGTCGAAGAAGCTGCTCGGCGAGCCAGAAGGCGAACCGCCACGAGGCTAA
- a CDS encoding gluconeogenesis factor YvcK family protein, which translates to MTNGSNNDYFGVKVVVIGGGTGSFTLLSGLKKYTHSITALVNMVDDGGSTGVLRDELGVLPAGDVRQCLVALSTSPKVRDLFNYRFGEGSMKGHAFGNLFMAALEKMTGSFADAVELASEVLGVNGRVYPITLDDTTMSIKLKDGTVVDGQHAAESLKIPRGERPWLELKPPATINPRARQAILDADLVVIAPGLLYGSLAPALLVRGVTRALAETKAKKVYVCNLVTKPTQTDGFTVADFADEIERFSGVNMDYVLYNNHRPPEELIKKYAHDGEYLVEWDKELLKKKHYYASGKRLIADDVWVNTNSSSDPLAAQRSLIRHDADRVARELMRIYFA; encoded by the coding sequence ATGACAAATGGTTCGAATAATGATTATTTTGGGGTAAAAGTTGTAGTTATTGGTGGCGGAACGGGAAGTTTCACGCTGCTTTCTGGATTGAAAAAATATACACACAGCATCACAGCGTTGGTCAATATGGTCGACGATGGCGGCTCAACTGGCGTGTTGCGCGATGAATTGGGCGTGTTGCCGGCGGGTGACGTCAGGCAATGCCTGGTGGCGTTAAGCACTTCGCCGAAAGTTCGCGATTTGTTCAATTACCGGTTCGGCGAGGGCAGTATGAAAGGTCACGCGTTTGGCAATTTATTCATGGCGGCGCTAGAAAAGATGACAGGAAGTTTTGCCGATGCAGTGGAATTGGCTAGCGAAGTTTTGGGCGTCAATGGTCGAGTTTATCCGATTACTCTGGACGATACGACAATGTCGATTAAACTGAAAGACGGCACGGTTGTTGATGGTCAACACGCGGCTGAGTCGCTAAAGATTCCACGTGGCGAGCGTCCGTGGCTAGAGCTCAAACCGCCAGCTACGATTAACCCGCGAGCTCGTCAAGCGATTTTGGATGCCGATTTGGTGGTGATTGCGCCGGGGCTTTTGTATGGTAGTTTGGCGCCAGCGTTGTTGGTTCGAGGCGTTACTCGGGCGCTTGCTGAAACGAAGGCGAAGAAAGTCTATGTTTGCAATTTGGTCACAAAACCAACGCAGACTGATGGGTTTACCGTGGCGGATTTTGCGGATGAAATTGAGCGATTTTCAGGGGTGAATATGGATTATGTGCTTTACAATAATCATCGCCCGCCAGAGGAATTGATAAAGAAATATGCTCACGACGGCGAATATTTGGTCGAGTGGGATAAGGAATTGCTGAAGAAAAAGCATTATTATGCGTCGGGCAAGCGTTTGATTGCTGATGACGTGTGGGTTAATACGAACTCCAGTAGCGATCCGTTAGCAGCTCAGCGTAGCTTGATTCGTCACGATGCCGACAGGGTAGCACGCGAATTGATGCGGATTTATTTTGCGTAG
- a CDS encoding SDR family NAD(P)-dependent oxidoreductase, whose protein sequence is MHIILGGTSGLGLEMAKQLRERGERVLVLGKTHNPQKHGEGFPLDVYYSDQVEAASARIEQILNGDDIDQFVWAAGYGWRGNFEDQPSVRSMAEVNFSGALPLVQWAWRKMSAQNRKSVLTIIGSTSSVKARSDEAVYVATKHAQAGLARSLGMQADEQKLPVRVALFLPGAMKTPFWNGRDLPADYMFFNDPAKIATHIINAIDCQQQPFLEWALPKGTLV, encoded by the coding sequence ATGCATATTATTCTTGGTGGGACGAGTGGACTCGGTTTGGAAATGGCGAAGCAGCTGCGAGAGCGTGGCGAGCGTGTGTTGGTTCTGGGCAAGACTCATAATCCGCAGAAGCACGGCGAAGGTTTTCCTCTGGATGTTTATTATTCAGATCAAGTAGAAGCGGCGTCGGCGCGAATCGAGCAGATTTTAAACGGTGATGATATTGATCAATTCGTGTGGGCGGCTGGATATGGCTGGCGCGGCAATTTTGAAGATCAGCCGAGTGTTCGCAGTATGGCGGAAGTTAATTTTTCAGGCGCGTTGCCGCTGGTTCAATGGGCTTGGCGTAAGATGTCAGCACAAAATCGCAAGTCTGTACTGACGATTATCGGATCGACAAGTAGCGTTAAAGCGCGCTCAGATGAAGCTGTGTACGTTGCGACGAAGCACGCTCAAGCGGGTTTGGCGCGAAGTTTGGGAATGCAGGCAGATGAACAAAAACTTCCAGTTAGAGTTGCGCTATTTTTGCCCGGCGCTATGAAAACTCCGTTTTGGAATGGGCGCGATCTTCCAGCTGACTATATGTTTTTCAACGATCCTGCGAAAATTGCCACGCACATTATCAATGCGATTGATTGTCAGCAGCAGCCCTTTTTGGAATGGGCGTTGCCAAAAGGCACGTTGGTTTAG